From the Hyphomicrobium sp. ghe19 genome, one window contains:
- a CDS encoding bifunctional 2-polyprenyl-6-hydroxyphenol methylase/3-demethylubiquinol 3-O-methyltransferase UbiG gives MRSIPYNFHRNLHSLSGARHALAYLLSGNEYSSLLDVGAGVGNWLRAAREMGIDDVLGIDGVAADLTELHVEANCIKIFDLREPVWLGRRFDVVLCLEVAEHLHEEWAATLVRTLCTHGEVIFFSGAAPGQRGEHHVNCRWPTYWQTLFNERGFVCQDDVRPMIWSDSMIEPWYRQNIFSARFDPENAGREPRIQHLIHPEMTPHMDFPDSPIAKRHLDLSQGKYHPTHYLRLLNRSVGKRFGMRLPIR, from the coding sequence ATGAGAAGCATTCCGTACAACTTTCACCGCAACCTGCATTCGCTTTCCGGCGCACGGCACGCGCTGGCCTATCTCCTGTCCGGGAACGAATATTCGAGCCTTCTGGATGTCGGAGCAGGGGTCGGAAACTGGCTGCGTGCCGCGCGCGAGATGGGCATCGACGACGTGCTGGGCATCGACGGCGTTGCGGCCGATTTGACAGAGCTTCATGTCGAAGCCAATTGCATCAAGATCTTTGACCTGCGCGAACCTGTGTGGCTCGGCAGGCGCTTCGACGTCGTACTTTGTCTCGAGGTCGCAGAACATCTTCACGAGGAATGGGCCGCTACCCTGGTGCGGACGCTCTGCACGCACGGAGAGGTTATATTCTTCTCCGGTGCAGCACCCGGCCAGCGCGGCGAGCATCACGTGAACTGCCGCTGGCCGACATACTGGCAAACCCTATTCAACGAGCGTGGCTTCGTCTGCCAAGATGATGTGCGACCGATGATCTGGAGCGACAGCATGATCGAACCTTGGTACCGGCAGAATATCTTTTCCGCGCGCTTCGATCCCGAAAACGCAGGCAGGGAGCCGCGCATCCAGCATCTCATTCATCCCGAAATGACACCGCACATGGATTTTCCCGATTCACCCATCGCGAAGCGGCATCTGGACCTCTCTCAGGGCAAATATCATCCGACTCATTATTTGCGACTGCTCAACCGATCGGTAGGCAAACGCTTCGGAATGCGGCTGCCGATCCGCTGA
- a CDS encoding ABC transporter ATP-binding protein, producing MKDVVIRAEHLGKRYVIGLRAPRESYTSLRDVVARTTTRFLRTAFDVARGRQLIPGDEIEEFWALKNVSFELKRGDVVGVIGRNGAGKSTLLKVLSRITEPTSGRVEIRGSIASLLEVGTGFHPELTGRENIFLNGAILGMRHAEIERKFEEIVAFAEVEKFLDTPVKRYSSGMYVRLAFAVAAHLEPEILVVDEVLAVGDAEFQRKCLGKMKDVAGQGRTVIFVSHNLAAVKALCTRSILLAAGRVDCDASVDAVIKQYVSASDAAHSISFDENKARPAISAIEVNSEALVERDLIVDIHFASPRPLHTAVGGIVLRADTGEPVWGSNGRFHPNVKLVKGLTHGVLRCEARQLPIRPGRYSLSAWLGDWHEDYDARIDVLSFVIGEDDAHVLRPPVSALGHLDWPAEWGAVDAALPQLGPCVATNFQARV from the coding sequence GTGAAGGACGTCGTCATTCGCGCCGAACATCTCGGCAAGCGCTACGTCATCGGACTTCGCGCCCCGCGCGAGAGTTACACCTCACTGCGTGATGTGGTTGCGCGCACGACGACGCGATTTTTGCGCACCGCCTTCGACGTCGCGCGGGGGCGGCAGCTCATTCCAGGCGATGAAATTGAGGAATTCTGGGCGCTGAAAAATGTCTCGTTCGAGCTCAAGCGCGGCGATGTCGTCGGCGTCATCGGTCGTAACGGAGCAGGCAAATCGACGCTTCTGAAAGTCCTCTCACGCATCACCGAACCGACGAGCGGAAGGGTCGAAATCAGGGGCAGCATCGCGAGCCTTCTGGAAGTCGGCACCGGCTTTCATCCCGAACTGACCGGGCGGGAAAACATCTTCCTCAATGGCGCCATTCTCGGCATGAGGCACGCTGAGATCGAACGGAAGTTCGAAGAAATCGTCGCGTTCGCGGAAGTGGAGAAATTCCTCGACACGCCGGTGAAGCGCTACTCGAGCGGCATGTATGTGCGCTTGGCTTTCGCTGTCGCGGCCCACCTGGAGCCGGAGATTCTGGTCGTTGATGAAGTGTTGGCGGTCGGCGATGCGGAATTTCAGAGAAAGTGTCTCGGCAAGATGAAGGACGTCGCCGGACAGGGGAGAACCGTCATCTTCGTCAGCCACAACCTCGCGGCAGTCAAAGCTCTGTGTACCCGAAGCATTCTCCTCGCAGCCGGCCGTGTCGATTGCGACGCTTCGGTCGACGCCGTCATCAAGCAATACGTTAGTGCGAGCGATGCCGCCCATTCGATTTCGTTTGACGAGAATAAAGCGCGGCCCGCGATCTCGGCGATCGAGGTGAATAGCGAGGCGCTCGTCGAACGCGACTTGATCGTCGACATCCATTTTGCGTCGCCGCGGCCTCTGCACACCGCAGTCGGCGGCATTGTGCTGCGAGCCGATACCGGCGAGCCGGTCTGGGGCTCCAATGGACGGTTTCATCCAAACGTAAAACTCGTCAAGGGCCTCACGCACGGAGTTCTGCGATGCGAGGCGCGCCAACTACCAATTCGCCCCGGCCGATATTCCCTATCGGCATGGCTCGGCGACTGGCACGAAGACTACGACGCCAGGATCGATGTTCTGAGTTTCGTCATCGGAGAAGATGACGCGCACGTTCTGCGTCCGCCAGTATCCGCACTGGGTCACCTCGATTGGCCCGCGGAATGGGGCGCGGTCGACGCGGCGCTTCCACAACTTGGGCCGTGCGTGGCCACCAACTTCCAAGCGCGCGTGTAA
- a CDS encoding ABC transporter permease: MDCPILQSEQTRVLVLEASRSQRNYWSDLWHYRELFAILAWRDVAVRYKQTVMGVAWAIVRPLVTMIIFTVVFGKLAKLPSDGDVPYPILVFAGMLPWFLFSSILSEASNSLISNASLISKVYFPRLIVPASAGVVALVDFMINLVILFGLMAWYGFVPGWHIVFLPAFIAFAVVASLGPALFITALNVKYRDVRYAIPFAIQFGLYVSPVGFSSDIIPADVRFWYSLNPVVGVIDGFRWSLLGGESQLYVPGILASLGVTGFMMWYGLRYFRGAERAFADLV; this comes from the coding sequence GTGGATTGTCCTATTTTACAATCTGAGCAAACGCGCGTCCTCGTTCTCGAAGCCTCGCGAAGCCAGCGGAATTACTGGTCCGACCTTTGGCATTATCGCGAGCTGTTCGCCATCCTCGCTTGGCGCGACGTCGCGGTGCGGTACAAGCAGACAGTCATGGGTGTCGCCTGGGCAATCGTCCGGCCGCTGGTGACGATGATCATCTTCACAGTCGTGTTCGGCAAGCTCGCGAAACTGCCGAGCGACGGGGATGTGCCGTACCCCATCCTGGTGTTCGCCGGGATGCTTCCGTGGTTCCTGTTTTCGAGCATTCTCAGCGAAGCTTCGAACAGCCTCATCAGCAACGCCAGCCTGATCAGTAAGGTCTATTTCCCGCGCCTGATCGTGCCGGCGTCCGCAGGCGTCGTCGCCCTCGTCGATTTCATGATCAACCTCGTTATCCTCTTTGGCTTGATGGCATGGTATGGTTTTGTACCCGGCTGGCACATTGTGTTTCTTCCTGCATTCATTGCATTTGCCGTCGTGGCGAGCCTTGGGCCAGCCCTCTTCATCACCGCGCTGAACGTCAAATACCGAGACGTCCGGTATGCTATCCCCTTTGCGATTCAATTCGGCCTCTATGTTTCGCCCGTCGGCTTTTCGAGCGACATCATCCCCGCCGACGTGCGGTTCTGGTACAGCCTCAACCCGGTCGTCGGCGTTATCGATGGATTCCGTTGGAGCCTTCTCGGGGGCGAGAGCCAACTCTATGTCCCGGGCATTTTGGCGAGCCTCGGCGTTACGGGTTTTATGATGTGGTACGGGCTCAGATACTTTCGCGGCGCTGAACGTGCGTTCGCGGATCTCGTGTAG
- a CDS encoding LLM class flavin-dependent oxidoreductase, translating to MEVGIDSFAAIMPGASDETLSPAARIANLIEEIETADRCGLDVFGIGEHHRPEFLDSAPAVILSAAAARTKTIRLTSAVTVLSAADPVRVFQEFATLDLISKGRAELVVGRGSFGEAYPLFGLRFDDYDALFVEKLELLLQIRANAQVHWSGKFRPELTGQGIYPRPCQAELPVWLGVGGTRQSFVRAGLLGLPLMVAIIGGEFRRFRPLVDLYREAWRRAGHPVERQRVGVHALGFVAKTSAEARDTFFPGWSHMFTQIGRERGWPPVTRAQFDAMCGPGGAFLIGDPETVARKMIEASADLGGVSRFTFQMSSASTEHQAMMKSIELLGTEAAPIARESISTGS from the coding sequence TTGGAAGTTGGCATCGACAGTTTTGCGGCAATTATGCCGGGCGCTTCGGATGAGACACTCTCGCCCGCCGCCCGGATCGCCAATCTCATTGAAGAAATCGAAACCGCGGACAGGTGTGGGCTCGACGTATTTGGCATCGGCGAGCACCATCGCCCCGAGTTTCTCGATTCCGCGCCGGCCGTTATCCTCAGCGCCGCTGCAGCGCGAACCAAAACGATCCGGCTGACGAGCGCTGTCACGGTTCTAAGCGCGGCCGATCCGGTGCGAGTTTTTCAAGAGTTCGCAACGCTCGATCTGATTTCAAAAGGCCGGGCCGAACTCGTCGTCGGCCGGGGTTCGTTCGGCGAGGCCTATCCCTTGTTCGGGCTGCGCTTCGACGATTACGACGCGTTGTTCGTCGAGAAGCTTGAACTGTTGCTGCAAATACGCGCCAACGCGCAAGTTCATTGGTCGGGAAAATTTCGCCCCGAACTTACCGGGCAGGGCATCTATCCGAGGCCCTGCCAAGCGGAACTTCCTGTGTGGCTGGGTGTCGGCGGCACGAGACAATCCTTCGTTCGTGCCGGTCTCCTCGGATTGCCCTTGATGGTCGCAATCATCGGCGGCGAATTTCGTCGTTTCCGCCCGCTTGTCGATCTCTATCGCGAGGCGTGGCGCCGCGCCGGCCATCCGGTGGAACGCCAAAGAGTAGGAGTTCACGCTCTCGGCTTCGTCGCCAAGACTTCAGCCGAAGCAAGAGACACATTCTTTCCCGGATGGTCACACATGTTCACCCAAATCGGACGCGAGCGAGGATGGCCGCCCGTCACGCGCGCTCAGTTCGATGCCATGTGCGGGCCCGGCGGCGCATTTCTAATTGGCGATCCCGAAACCGTTGCCCGGAAGATGATCGAAGCGAGCGCCGATCTCGGCGGCGTGTCGCGTTTCACGTTCCAGATGAGTTCCGCGTCAACCGAACACCAGGCGATGATGAAATCGATAGAGCTTCTCGGAACTGAGGCTGCTCCTATCGCGCGCGAAAGCATCAGTACTGGTTCTTGA
- a CDS encoding TetR/AcrR family transcriptional regulator: MQKASQQETRPAGRRRAPVVRRRGASPEKTAQTRQAIVDAALAEFVEKGFADATIESVAKRAGVAKGLIYRYFEAKEALFSAVVQQEIVHAHIDVDDSKRAAGESVEAFLRRTLVPSIHNIEKKSRAVIASVVIAEGARFPALVEIYRRDVIDPLVQKIKRLALSAKKSGEMVDDRLIKNPHFLLAPIWAGIVINKFLDKSNPVDIGEMFETQLDMIFSGKDR; encoded by the coding sequence ATGCAGAAGGCTTCACAACAGGAGACGCGTCCGGCAGGCCGCCGCCGTGCACCGGTCGTTCGCCGCCGGGGCGCGAGCCCGGAAAAGACCGCTCAAACGCGGCAAGCGATTGTCGATGCGGCATTGGCGGAATTCGTCGAAAAGGGTTTTGCCGACGCCACAATAGAAAGCGTTGCGAAGCGCGCTGGCGTCGCGAAGGGACTGATCTATCGCTACTTTGAAGCCAAGGAAGCGCTCTTCTCGGCCGTGGTTCAGCAGGAAATCGTCCACGCCCACATAGATGTGGACGACTCCAAGAGGGCGGCCGGCGAGAGCGTCGAGGCGTTCCTGCGTCGAACGCTTGTCCCGTCTATTCACAACATCGAGAAGAAGAGCCGCGCGGTCATAGCCAGCGTCGTGATTGCGGAGGGCGCGAGATTTCCCGCGCTCGTCGAAATTTATCGCCGCGATGTGATCGATCCGCTCGTGCAGAAAATCAAGCGCCTCGCGCTTTCGGCAAAAAAGTCGGGTGAGATGGTCGACGATCGCCTCATAAAGAATCCGCATTTTCTGCTGGCTCCGATTTGGGCAGGCATCGTCATCAACAAATTTTTGGATAAATCCAATCCGGTCGATATCGGCGAGATGTTTGAAACGCAACTCGACATGATATTTTCCGGCAAAGACAGATGA
- a CDS encoding FUSC family protein: MGLPTTQQWLFSIKTFAAAVLALLISLWIALPNPYWAVATVYIASNPLSGATRSKAIFRVLGTVIGATAAVIMVPNLSNAPVLLVLAMAIWITACLYISLLDRTPRSYVFMLAGYTAALIGFPTVDAPGTIFDVALARAEEIILGIVCAAVVSSVVFPRPVVTAVAQRLKSWLMSADASSRDALEAKSGPEADAHRLRLAADTGEIENLASHLSYDAGGHPELPRLIQDIRPRMLMLLPILSSISDGLRELASLGDASRAAHALIERTERWLTPERSAESQDVDVLRKDIDARIEGHSSSRTWRDLIELTLLMRLRDLVAIRGDCLHVMTAMEGNTEPRSNDFAYQIADLADPVRHRDRGLALASAIVSFATIIVCCTFWIFLAWPEGGAAAMMAAVAGALFAAQDNPVPSIVAFAKWAVIAAILAGVYVFGILPHVHNFETLVLALAPALLMTGLFISKPETLLIGLSMGINFMATLGLQVTFNVDAAAFINLSIATTFGVGLAAVMTSLLRTVGAEWSIRRLENANRVTLSEIANSDDPSNDGRLTGLMLDRLVLLAPRAKAAGHRLPDAIGQLRQGFNIVDLRRARADLTTYSRRRIDAVLIRLKRRYRDGQEVQASDLLLTAINSAIDAVRDEQGVSARKALLGLVGLRRSLFPGVSPPPDLQHTPELLEAAE; this comes from the coding sequence ATGGGCTTGCCCACGACACAACAATGGCTGTTCTCCATCAAGACGTTCGCGGCTGCCGTTCTGGCGCTGCTGATCAGTCTTTGGATTGCGCTCCCGAACCCGTACTGGGCCGTTGCCACGGTCTACATCGCGTCCAATCCGCTATCGGGTGCGACGCGATCGAAGGCGATCTTTCGCGTTCTCGGAACGGTCATTGGTGCTACTGCCGCCGTCATCATGGTTCCCAACCTTTCAAACGCACCCGTATTGCTGGTGCTCGCGATGGCAATCTGGATAACGGCTTGTCTCTATATTTCGCTGCTGGATCGTACACCGAGAAGCTACGTGTTCATGCTTGCCGGCTATACCGCGGCCCTGATCGGGTTTCCGACAGTCGATGCTCCAGGCACTATTTTTGACGTGGCGCTAGCGCGTGCAGAGGAAATCATTCTCGGCATCGTCTGCGCCGCCGTGGTCTCAAGCGTCGTCTTTCCCCGGCCTGTCGTTACGGCCGTCGCTCAAAGACTGAAGTCATGGCTGATGAGCGCCGACGCCAGTTCGCGCGATGCTCTCGAAGCGAAGTCCGGGCCCGAAGCCGACGCGCATCGCCTGCGTCTCGCAGCCGATACGGGCGAGATCGAAAATCTCGCGAGCCATCTCAGCTACGATGCGGGCGGACATCCGGAACTGCCGCGTCTCATCCAAGACATCCGGCCGCGAATGCTGATGTTACTCCCGATATTGTCATCCATTTCCGATGGGCTGCGCGAGCTTGCTTCGCTCGGCGATGCGTCGCGTGCGGCACATGCGCTTATCGAGCGCACGGAGCGCTGGCTGACGCCAGAGCGTTCGGCCGAATCGCAGGATGTCGACGTTCTGCGCAAAGATATCGATGCACGCATCGAGGGCCACTCGTCTTCACGGACGTGGCGAGATCTCATCGAGCTCACGCTCCTGATGCGCCTGCGCGATCTCGTTGCGATCCGCGGCGATTGTCTGCACGTGATGACTGCCATGGAAGGGAATACCGAGCCTCGTTCGAACGATTTCGCTTATCAGATTGCCGACCTTGCCGATCCAGTTCGCCATCGCGACCGAGGCTTGGCGCTCGCTTCCGCCATCGTCAGCTTCGCGACAATCATCGTGTGCTGCACCTTCTGGATTTTTCTTGCATGGCCGGAGGGCGGAGCGGCAGCCATGATGGCCGCCGTCGCGGGAGCGCTGTTTGCGGCTCAGGACAATCCGGTGCCGTCCATTGTGGCCTTCGCCAAGTGGGCCGTGATCGCCGCGATCTTAGCCGGCGTATACGTGTTCGGCATTCTTCCGCACGTCCACAATTTTGAAACTCTCGTTCTGGCCTTGGCGCCGGCGCTTCTGATGACGGGGTTGTTCATATCAAAGCCCGAAACGCTGCTGATCGGTCTTTCGATGGGCATCAATTTCATGGCGACGCTCGGTCTCCAAGTCACCTTCAACGTCGATGCCGCCGCATTCATAAATTTGAGCATCGCGACGACTTTCGGCGTCGGGCTTGCTGCCGTCATGACGTCTCTGCTGCGCACAGTCGGCGCCGAATGGAGCATTCGACGCCTCGAGAACGCGAACCGGGTCACGCTCTCGGAAATCGCAAATTCCGATGACCCTTCCAATGATGGGCGTTTGACGGGACTGATGCTCGACCGGCTCGTGCTCTTGGCTCCGCGCGCAAAGGCCGCCGGTCACAGGCTTCCCGATGCGATCGGTCAATTGCGACAAGGCTTCAACATCGTCGACCTTCGGCGCGCGCGCGCAGATCTCACGACGTATTCGCGACGCAGAATCGATGCCGTTCTCATCAGGTTGAAGCGGCGCTATCGCGACGGCCAAGAGGTTCAGGCGTCGGATCTTCTTCTGACTGCGATCAACAGCGCCATCGATGCCGTGCGCGACGAACAGGGTGTTTCAGCGCGTAAGGCGCTTCTTGGACTTGTCGGGTTGAGGCGCAGTCTCTTCCCCGGAGTATCGCCACCGCCCGACTTGCAGCATACACCCGAACTTTTGGAGGCCGCCGAATGA
- a CDS encoding DUF1656 domain-containing protein, protein MNAEISIFGVLVPSVLVCAVVAYLGMAVVARCLRYAGAYRFVWHRSLFNLSVFVCLLGLSVLLLTKVY, encoded by the coding sequence ATGAACGCCGAGATCAGCATCTTCGGTGTCCTCGTGCCATCCGTTCTCGTTTGCGCGGTCGTTGCGTATTTAGGGATGGCCGTCGTTGCACGCTGCCTGCGCTATGCCGGCGCCTACCGCTTCGTCTGGCATCGATCGCTTTTCAATCTCTCCGTGTTTGTTTGCCTGCTCGGCTTGAGCGTCCTGCTTCTTACGAAGGTTTACTAA
- a CDS encoding HlyD family secretion protein produces MTSLLAKLGRLITTLMIVGFALFIGWRLWVHYELEPWTRDGRVRADIIEIAPDVSGLVSEVLVRDNQVVKKGDILFRIDRDRFELSLRQSEANVEGQKATLDAAQKDLVRYHNMSNIAVSQQKVEQVTAIEAKAEADLHRAEADRDVAKLNLERSEVRASVNGPITNFDLKPGNYVTAGKGVAALIDQDSLHVDGYFEETKLPLIHVGNRATVHMMGEDRDIIGHVESIAGGIEDRDRTDGTNLLANVNPTFSWVRLAQRIPVRIALDHVPEGLQLVAGRTSTVVINP; encoded by the coding sequence ATGACTTCCCTGTTGGCCAAACTCGGCCGCTTGATCACGACACTCATGATTGTCGGGTTCGCCCTATTCATCGGATGGCGGCTTTGGGTCCATTACGAGCTCGAGCCGTGGACGCGCGATGGACGCGTCCGTGCCGATATCATTGAGATCGCCCCTGACGTCTCCGGCCTCGTCAGCGAGGTTCTCGTGCGCGACAACCAAGTCGTGAAAAAGGGAGACATTCTCTTCCGCATCGACCGAGATCGCTTTGAGCTGTCGCTGCGGCAGTCCGAAGCCAATGTCGAGGGCCAGAAGGCGACGCTCGATGCTGCCCAAAAGGACCTCGTGCGTTATCACAACATGAGCAACATCGCGGTCAGTCAGCAAAAGGTCGAGCAGGTAACCGCGATCGAGGCAAAAGCCGAAGCGGACTTGCATCGCGCAGAGGCTGACAGAGACGTGGCGAAGCTCAATCTCGAGCGGTCCGAGGTTCGCGCGTCGGTCAACGGTCCGATCACGAACTTCGACTTGAAGCCCGGAAACTACGTTACGGCCGGCAAGGGCGTCGCTGCGCTCATCGATCAGGATTCTCTGCATGTCGACGGATATTTCGAAGAGACGAAATTGCCGCTCATTCACGTGGGCAACCGAGCGACGGTGCATATGATGGGTGAAGATCGGGACATCATCGGCCACGTCGAAAGCATCGCCGGCGGCATTGAAGATCGCGACAGAACAGATGGCACGAACCTGCTCGCCAACGTCAATCCCACCTTCAGCTGGGTGCGCCTCGCGCAGCGCATTCCCGTGCGCATCGCGCTGGACCATGTTCCGGAAGGACTGCAGCTCGTGGCCGGCCGCACGTCGACTGTGGTTATCAACCCCTAA
- a CDS encoding dienelactone hydrolase family protein, with amino-acid sequence MTASAAAAAGYTLAAGPVRANPITTGSDGLDTGTAKIDTADGVMPVYFAKPAGAQNPPIILVAMEIFGLHEYIKDVTRRLAKLGAFAVAPDYYFRLGDLTKLSDIKDLMPLVNSKPDAQLISDLDATVRWAKAQGGDAEKLGILGFCRGGRAVWVYSAANPNVKAGVAFYGSLVDPAAQKGLWPKSPIELASDMKAPVLGLYGGDDQGIPPAQVDMMKAALAAAGKTAEFKIYPGAPHGFHADYRPSYHEAAAKDAWIQAEKWFKRWKVLP; translated from the coding sequence ATGACGGCATCTGCGGCTGCAGCGGCGGGCTATACGCTTGCGGCCGGCCCTGTGCGCGCGAACCCCATCACGACCGGCTCCGACGGACTCGATACCGGGACTGCAAAGATCGACACGGCGGACGGCGTTATGCCGGTCTATTTTGCGAAACCCGCAGGCGCGCAAAATCCTCCCATCATTCTGGTCGCGATGGAGATTTTCGGTCTTCATGAGTATATCAAGGACGTCACGCGGCGGCTCGCCAAGCTCGGCGCTTTCGCGGTCGCTCCGGACTATTACTTCAGGCTCGGCGACTTGACGAAGCTCAGCGACATCAAAGACCTGATGCCGCTCGTCAATTCGAAACCCGATGCCCAACTTATCTCCGATTTGGATGCAACCGTCCGCTGGGCCAAAGCCCAAGGCGGGGACGCGGAGAAGCTCGGCATTTTAGGCTTTTGCCGTGGTGGCCGGGCGGTATGGGTTTATTCCGCCGCCAATCCCAACGTGAAGGCCGGGGTCGCGTTCTACGGTTCCCTCGTCGACCCCGCCGCGCAAAAAGGGCTTTGGCCCAAAAGTCCGATCGAGCTTGCTTCCGACATGAAGGCGCCGGTCTTGGGCCTCTACGGAGGCGACGACCAGGGAATTCCGCCCGCTCAAGTGGATATGATGAAGGCTGCCTTAGCCGCCGCGGGCAAAACTGCCGAATTCAAAATTTATCCCGGCGCCCCTCATGGTTTCCATGCTGATTACCGTCCCAGTTACCATGAGGCAGCCGCCAAGGATGCCTGGATACAGGCTGAAAAGTGGTTCAAGCGATGGAAGGTTCTGCCCTGA
- a CDS encoding energy transducer TonB: MTFLERHDRRPRETRSSDFQSRTLEPWPIQGNVVPFAFDKAAGNDRRTQDRAPVAVAKVRVQPQTAQREPRKILMATIVVSLAVHAAAIASVMSGDAGEQFGTLSSKSDTFSLSTTQSIVLESISSHDVDMASAASADSQAGSVQAAESAPQELTEVKETPLTDQPPPKPIKVADVTPSALAPTDEPLPVLRGGGEPDAASAIKAEEVSENPVEEAPEEIETKEDAAAKAKKEEKVEKERKVEQAQSHQQVAGSSASRSSTAHAAVDGRVSASAGNALSYAAGVRAQVERNKPSGNGLRGTVRVSFGINATGELSYVRLSESSGSAKLDEVALNAVRRAAPFGEPPSNLSPSQLAYVIPFFFR; encoded by the coding sequence TTGACGTTCCTCGAACGGCATGATCGTCGGCCGCGCGAAACGCGCTCGTCGGACTTCCAATCCCGCACGCTCGAGCCTTGGCCCATACAAGGCAACGTCGTGCCGTTTGCTTTCGACAAGGCCGCAGGCAACGACCGGAGGACACAGGATCGTGCGCCGGTAGCAGTGGCAAAGGTGCGGGTTCAGCCCCAGACTGCGCAACGCGAGCCGCGCAAGATCCTGATGGCCACGATCGTCGTTTCCTTAGCCGTCCACGCGGCGGCGATCGCGTCGGTCATGTCGGGCGACGCAGGCGAACAGTTCGGTACGCTATCGAGCAAGTCCGATACGTTCAGCCTCTCCACGACACAATCGATCGTTCTTGAGTCGATCTCTTCACATGACGTCGACATGGCGTCCGCCGCCTCTGCGGACTCCCAGGCCGGAAGCGTGCAAGCGGCGGAATCCGCGCCTCAGGAACTTACAGAAGTTAAGGAAACGCCTCTCACCGATCAGCCTCCGCCGAAGCCGATCAAGGTTGCTGACGTGACGCCGTCGGCACTCGCGCCAACGGACGAGCCGCTGCCGGTTCTGCGCGGCGGCGGCGAGCCGGACGCGGCCAGCGCCATCAAGGCCGAAGAGGTCTCTGAAAACCCGGTCGAAGAAGCACCCGAAGAGATCGAGACCAAAGAGGACGCTGCCGCAAAGGCGAAGAAGGAAGAGAAGGTCGAAAAAGAGCGCAAGGTCGAGCAGGCCCAATCGCATCAGCAGGTCGCGGGCAGCTCGGCGTCGCGTTCTAGCACCGCCCATGCCGCAGTCGACGGGCGCGTTTCCGCGAGCGCCGGTAATGCTCTGAGCTATGCCGCTGGCGTCCGCGCGCAGGTGGAGCGCAACAAACCGTCGGGGAACGGTTTGCGAGGTACGGTCCGCGTGTCGTTCGGCATCAATGCGACGGGCGAATTGAGCTACGTGAGACTTTCGGAATCGTCCGGCAGCGCCAAGCTCGATGAAGTTGCACTGAACGCCGTGCGACGGGCAGCCCCATTCGGCGAGCCGCCTTCTAACCTATCGCCATCGCAACTCGCGTACGTCATTCCCTTCTTTTTCCGCTGA